A single region of the Thermotoga profunda AZM34c06 genome encodes:
- the topA gene encoding type I DNA topoisomerase, translating into MKKIIIVESPAKAKTIKQILKGEYDVISSKGHVRDLPEKEFGVDIKNDFEPEFKIIDGKEKVVQELSTKTKGKEVFLASDMDREGEAIAWHLADILGILDKKNRIVFSEITPQAIQKAVKSPRYIDMRKVQAQLARRILDRIVGYKISPLLWKMLKANLSAGRVQSAALKIICEREIQRHRFIPKKFWKVQGYVGSLKFYLTHIDQKRVQMQDVTKEIAQDIEKNVKKLKVKQVKKREVRKKPPLPFITSTLQQEAANKLGFSVNKTMQIAQQLYEGIDTPSGHKAFITYMRTDSTRISDYAKQMAREYILSNYGDKYLGTQSSPQKKGQNIQDAHEAIRPVEISLTPDEAEKELSKDHAKLYKLIWERFVASQMSEAIYEETTIIFECEKYMFEAKIEHRIFDGFEILFKKEKEQQFETLPSEVTVTKWQIEEDETKPPSRYSEATMVRALEARGIGRPSTYATIISTLIERKYVIKRSQELVPTVMGFVVNHYMEKRFPQIIDLEFTARMEEALDQVEQGQKDYRKLLKEFYEQFSKYLDDAQKQWLSIDIPTNLKCDCAEEYRLKVGRYGLYLSCPKCSKTNSVVLDSPAVLDDKMYFQIEKQDSPQMTCPSCGGELQQMDGKFGRYLKCKNCGRNYTGFARGKCPKCSSAVEKKISKNKKVFFKCTNQNCDFISWLEPSDEKCPECSQNLYYKKTRSKEVLYCQNCKKSFSIKK; encoded by the coding sequence ATGAAAAAGATCATAATTGTCGAATCACCTGCGAAAGCAAAGACGATAAAGCAAATTCTCAAAGGTGAATACGATGTAATTTCCTCAAAGGGGCATGTGCGTGATCTGCCTGAAAAAGAATTTGGTGTAGATATAAAAAACGATTTTGAACCGGAGTTCAAGATCATCGATGGAAAAGAGAAGGTTGTACAGGAACTTTCCACAAAAACAAAGGGTAAGGAAGTTTTTCTGGCATCGGATATGGATAGAGAAGGCGAAGCGATAGCATGGCATCTTGCGGACATCCTTGGAATTTTAGACAAGAAAAACAGAATTGTTTTCAGCGAAATCACACCGCAAGCTATACAAAAAGCAGTCAAATCACCAAGGTATATAGACATGAGAAAGGTCCAGGCTCAATTGGCAAGGCGCATACTCGATCGTATAGTTGGATACAAAATAAGTCCATTGCTTTGGAAAATGCTCAAGGCAAATCTGAGCGCTGGTAGAGTGCAATCAGCAGCATTGAAAATTATCTGTGAAAGAGAGATTCAAAGACACAGATTCATCCCAAAAAAATTCTGGAAAGTCCAGGGTTATGTTGGTTCGCTGAAGTTCTATTTGACACACATAGATCAAAAGAGAGTACAGATGCAGGACGTCACCAAAGAAATAGCCCAGGATATAGAAAAAAATGTGAAGAAATTAAAGGTAAAGCAAGTTAAAAAAAGAGAGGTACGCAAAAAGCCACCACTACCTTTCATAACCAGTACACTTCAGCAAGAGGCAGCAAATAAATTGGGATTTTCTGTGAACAAGACTATGCAAATCGCACAACAACTCTACGAAGGAATCGATACACCGAGCGGACACAAGGCTTTCATAACATACATGAGAACAGATTCCACTCGAATCTCAGATTATGCCAAACAAATGGCAAGAGAATACATATTGAGCAATTACGGTGATAAATACCTTGGAACACAAAGTTCACCACAAAAAAAAGGACAAAATATTCAAGATGCACATGAAGCAATTAGACCTGTTGAGATCAGTCTCACTCCAGATGAAGCCGAAAAAGAATTGTCAAAGGATCACGCCAAACTCTATAAACTCATATGGGAAAGATTTGTTGCATCGCAGATGAGTGAAGCAATTTACGAAGAAACAACGATAATATTTGAATGTGAAAAATACATGTTTGAAGCGAAAATAGAACACAGAATCTTCGATGGCTTTGAGATCTTATTTAAAAAAGAAAAAGAACAACAGTTTGAAACTTTACCTTCAGAAGTTACAGTCACCAAATGGCAAATAGAGGAAGACGAGACAAAACCTCCATCCAGATACTCCGAAGCCACAATGGTCCGAGCACTTGAGGCAAGAGGCATAGGTAGACCAAGTACATACGCCACTATAATCTCAACTCTCATCGAAAGAAAATACGTCATCAAAAGATCTCAAGAACTTGTTCCAACGGTCATGGGCTTTGTGGTAAATCATTACATGGAAAAGAGATTTCCACAGATAATCGATCTGGAATTTACAGCACGTATGGAGGAAGCTTTAGACCAAGTAGAACAAGGACAAAAAGATTACAGAAAACTGCTCAAGGAATTCTATGAACAATTTTCAAAATATTTAGATGATGCTCAAAAACAATGGCTTTCGATAGATATCCCAACGAATTTGAAATGTGATTGTGCCGAAGAATATCGTCTAAAAGTTGGAAGGTATGGATTATATCTATCCTGTCCAAAGTGCTCTAAAACCAACTCTGTGGTCCTTGATTCACCAGCAGTTTTGGATGATAAAATGTATTTTCAAATCGAAAAACAAGATTCACCACAAATGACATGTCCTTCATGCGGTGGAGAGCTACAGCAAATGGACGGTAAATTTGGAAGATATCTAAAGTGCAAAAATTGTGGCAGAAATTACACTGGTTTTGCAAGGGGCAAATGCCCCAAGTGTTCCTCAGCAGTTGAAAAAAAGATCTCCAAGAACAAAAAGGTGTTTTTCAAGTGTACAAACCAAAACTGTGACTTCATAAGTTGGCTTGAGCCATCTGACGAAAAATGTCCTGAATGCTCTCAAAATCTCTACTATAAAAAGACCAGATCAAAAGAAGTTCTCTACTGTCAGAATTGTAAGAAATCTTTCAGCATTAAAAAATAA
- a CDS encoding thiamine ABC transporter substrate-binding protein: MRKLLFIVSLIFAVSILSQELVVYTYSSFASGIAQKVLPIFERQSNVKVKVLSFGDAGNVLARLILEKDQPKADVVIGLDQPLLRRAISEGLLTQFVPQNISKVKNKELLDTQGYGTPFDYGAIALVYNTEDIENPPRSFKELLDERFRKKLVVQDPRTSSTGLSFMLWTVAVFGEDGFLDYWKNLKNNILTITPGWDEAFSMLETGEADIMVSYATDGAYSYHEYGSLKYLPVIMEEGAFVQIEYAAIVKGTKNLDLAKKFIEFILSEEFQSQIPLNQWMYPVIEIELPQAYKYAPKIDKVLSFDYGTFDQKGKEWLEKWAGVMIGR; this comes from the coding sequence ATGAGAAAGTTGTTATTTATTGTATCATTAATTTTCGCGGTGTCAATACTCTCTCAGGAATTAGTTGTGTATACCTATAGCAGTTTCGCATCGGGAATTGCGCAGAAAGTCTTGCCAATTTTTGAAAGACAAAGCAATGTCAAAGTGAAGGTACTATCTTTTGGAGATGCTGGGAATGTACTCGCAAGGTTGATTCTTGAGAAAGATCAGCCAAAGGCCGATGTTGTGATTGGATTGGATCAACCTTTATTAAGACGTGCGATCTCTGAGGGACTTTTGACACAGTTTGTTCCACAGAACATATCAAAAGTGAAGAACAAAGAACTTTTGGACACACAGGGTTACGGTACACCATTTGATTATGGTGCGATTGCCTTGGTTTACAACACCGAAGATATAGAGAACCCACCGAGATCTTTTAAAGAACTTCTTGATGAGAGATTTAGAAAGAAACTGGTTGTTCAGGATCCTCGTACATCGAGTACGGGACTTTCTTTTATGTTATGGACGGTGGCGGTTTTCGGTGAGGACGGATTTTTGGATTACTGGAAGAATTTAAAGAACAATATTTTGACCATAACGCCGGGATGGGATGAAGCATTCAGTATGCTCGAAACGGGAGAGGCAGATATCATGGTGAGCTATGCAACAGATGGTGCTTATAGTTACCATGAATATGGAAGTCTTAAGTACCTGCCGGTAATCATGGAAGAAGGTGCCTTTGTGCAGATAGAGTACGCAGCCATAGTGAAAGGTACGAAAAATCTCGATCTTGCGAAGAAGTTCATTGAATTTATTTTGAGCGAAGAATTTCAGTCGCAGATACCATTAAACCAATGGATGTACCCAGTTATAGAAATAGAACTTCCACAAGCTTACAAATATGCGCCTAAGATAGATAAAGTGCTGTCATTTGACTATGGCACATTTGACCAAAAAGGTAAAGAGTGGCTTGAAAAATGGGCAGGAGTAATGATAGGTAGATGA
- a CDS encoding phosphoglucomutase/phosphomannomutase family protein: MKIKFGTSGWRAIISDQFTFSNVKIVSQAIAEYIKKVGGKALIVARDTRFMTEHYAQLVAQVLTANGIKVLMPENPTPTPVVSFAIRQYKLAGGINITASHNPPEYCGIKFNPADGSPASPEVTKEIETLIEKIEEKKIPMISLREASAKELFEVFEPRTDYMKAIAQKVDLERIKSAGLKVIADLLYGTSIGYLDELCKSVCGEFDVVHNYRNPYFGGDRPEPDEDRLRDLAEKVKNRGWDIVVATDGDADRFGIVDDNGEYVKPNEVIALLAHHLYTHRNFNGPVARTIATSHAIDSVAQIFKQKVLETPVGFKFLANVLLSENVVIAGEESGGLTIQGHTPEKDGILACMLVLEMIAYERKSLSQIRKDFRKNYGEFFNTRIDLELSDEQEKQELLTKFRNIKDYLLGIKIVDQDSIDGLRYFFDKPGAWILARASGTEPVVRIYFEAKDPQTFQSMLLAVRKMSR, encoded by the coding sequence GTGAAGATAAAATTTGGTACGTCCGGCTGGAGAGCTATCATAAGCGATCAATTCACGTTTAGCAATGTAAAAATAGTGAGTCAAGCAATTGCTGAATATATCAAAAAAGTTGGTGGAAAAGCTCTGATCGTGGCACGCGATACCCGCTTCATGACAGAGCACTACGCTCAATTGGTAGCTCAGGTTTTAACAGCGAATGGTATAAAGGTCTTGATGCCAGAGAATCCCACTCCTACACCTGTGGTCTCATTTGCAATAAGACAATACAAACTCGCCGGTGGTATAAATATCACTGCATCGCACAATCCACCTGAATATTGTGGTATAAAATTCAATCCAGCCGATGGATCACCCGCATCACCGGAAGTAACAAAAGAAATAGAAACTTTAATCGAAAAAATAGAGGAAAAAAAGATACCCATGATCAGTCTTCGCGAGGCGAGCGCTAAAGAACTCTTCGAAGTCTTTGAACCAAGAACTGATTATATGAAGGCAATCGCACAAAAGGTAGATTTGGAAAGAATTAAGTCTGCTGGTTTGAAAGTCATCGCAGATTTACTCTATGGGACTTCGATAGGTTACTTAGACGAACTGTGCAAATCCGTTTGTGGTGAATTTGACGTCGTCCACAATTATAGGAACCCATATTTTGGGGGAGATAGACCAGAACCAGATGAAGATAGACTCAGAGACCTTGCAGAGAAAGTGAAAAATCGTGGTTGGGACATCGTTGTGGCAACCGATGGTGATGCAGATAGATTTGGAATCGTCGATGATAACGGTGAGTACGTAAAGCCAAATGAAGTGATCGCCCTTCTCGCACACCATTTGTATACACATAGAAACTTCAATGGACCTGTAGCAAGAACGATTGCCACATCCCATGCAATCGATTCTGTAGCACAGATCTTCAAGCAAAAAGTTTTGGAAACGCCTGTTGGATTCAAATTTCTTGCAAATGTGCTTCTCTCGGAGAATGTAGTTATCGCGGGAGAAGAAAGCGGTGGTCTTACCATACAAGGCCACACACCGGAGAAAGACGGAATATTGGCATGCATGCTCGTACTCGAGATGATTGCATACGAAAGAAAAAGTCTTTCACAGATAAGGAAAGATTTTCGTAAGAATTACGGTGAATTTTTCAACACAAGAATAGATCTTGAGTTATCCGATGAACAAGAAAAACAAGAACTTTTGACAAAATTTAGGAATATAAAAGATTATCTGTTAGGCATAAAAATAGTCGATCAAGATTCGATCGACGGCTTGAGGTATTTCTTTGATAAACCTGGTGCATGGATACTTGCAAGAGCCTCAGGAACCGAACCGGTTGTGAGAATATACTTTGAAGCGAAGGATCCTCAAACGTTCCAGTCGATGCTTTTGGCTGTACGCAAAATGAGTAGATAG
- a CDS encoding ABC transporter permease, giving the protein MKRKIILGLVPIVFIGTFLIYPLVLLFLRFPNGDLHQILLKNTTVIKFTIFQALISAFLTMLLGVPGAYLIARTRLPKTVKSLLKSASMVPFVLPGISMAIGFLLTFGNNGIVNWVLSFFNLRIRILYTFTAVLIGHVFYNFPLFIRIVGDAFERIDKSLLEMANLEGASKFKRFWHVELPLMTPAIGSAFALSYLYCFTSFAVVMILGGIKYSTIEVSIYMYLRVLLDFESALFLTLFQMIFVALASLVFLILSNRTEEFFGETLKEKRPKWSYLYVVFVGLFVFLPLIMACFGGFIRYGSGFTFENFRRLFSQSVEWIIGTNTWSVVIYSLLLSSVVGICVCAIGLISSYASVRFKTSLSALVYLPIAISPATMAFGMILLGGVPQVLKLGGIYALISLPLVHSSLQNVWRSLPKEIEEASKIDGCGSLERFFKITLPIFKKELLGAFAFCMAIALGEITATIILSDGQLATLSVATYKLFSTRHVGEAQALNSILMWIVLILFFVSEQTAHKT; this is encoded by the coding sequence ATGAAAAGAAAGATAATCTTGGGCTTGGTGCCGATAGTCTTTATCGGCACCTTTTTGATTTATCCACTTGTTTTATTGTTTCTGAGATTTCCAAACGGAGATCTTCACCAAATACTTTTAAAAAACACCACGGTTATAAAATTCACTATCTTTCAAGCATTAATATCGGCTTTTCTGACAATGCTTCTTGGAGTACCAGGCGCTTATTTGATCGCAAGAACAAGACTTCCAAAAACTGTGAAGAGTCTTTTAAAGTCTGCGAGCATGGTGCCTTTTGTACTTCCTGGGATATCGATGGCAATAGGTTTTTTACTCACTTTTGGTAACAATGGAATAGTGAATTGGGTGTTGTCTTTTTTCAATCTAAGGATCAGGATACTATATACATTCACCGCGGTATTAATTGGCCATGTGTTTTATAACTTTCCTCTGTTCATAAGGATCGTTGGTGACGCTTTTGAGAGAATAGATAAAAGTCTTCTTGAAATGGCTAATCTTGAAGGAGCCTCGAAGTTCAAAAGATTTTGGCATGTTGAATTACCCTTAATGACACCCGCTATTGGTTCTGCTTTTGCACTTTCTTATCTATACTGTTTTACCAGTTTTGCCGTTGTTATGATCTTAGGTGGGATCAAATACTCAACTATAGAAGTGAGCATCTATATGTATTTGAGAGTTCTTTTGGATTTTGAAAGTGCGCTGTTTTTGACATTGTTTCAAATGATTTTTGTGGCATTGGCGAGTCTTGTTTTTTTGATATTATCCAATAGAACTGAGGAATTTTTTGGTGAAACGCTCAAGGAGAAAAGACCAAAATGGTCTTATCTTTATGTTGTATTTGTTGGATTATTCGTTTTTTTACCGTTGATTATGGCTTGTTTTGGTGGGTTTATAAGATATGGAAGTGGCTTCACGTTTGAAAATTTCAGAAGGTTGTTCAGTCAAAGTGTTGAATGGATAATAGGAACAAATACGTGGTCTGTGGTTATTTACAGTTTATTGTTGAGTTCGGTAGTTGGGATATGCGTTTGTGCTATTGGGTTGATCAGCTCCTATGCTTCTGTCAGGTTTAAGACATCTTTATCTGCATTAGTGTATTTACCAATAGCAATCTCTCCAGCGACAATGGCTTTTGGTATGATCCTTCTTGGCGGTGTACCCCAGGTACTCAAGTTGGGTGGTATTTACGCATTGATATCTCTACCTTTAGTTCACAGTTCTCTTCAAAATGTTTGGAGAAGTCTTCCAAAGGAGATCGAAGAGGCAAGTAAAATCGATGGTTGTGGTTCTTTGGAGAGATTTTTCAAGATAACACTGCCGATTTTCAAAAAGGAATTGCTGGGAGCTTTTGCTTTTTGCATGGCAATAGCACTCGGAGAAATCACAGCCACTATAATTCTTTCAGATGGTCAGTTAGCTACTTTGTCTGTCGCAACCTATAAACTCTTCAGTACGCGTCATGTAGGTGAAGCACAAGCACTCAATTCAATCTTGATGTGGATTGTGTTGATTTTATTCTTTGTTTCTGAACAAACAGCACATAAAACTTAA
- a CDS encoding Na+/H+ antiporter NhaC family protein produces MEGTVWSILPPLVAIVLCFVTKNVLLSLFLGIFTGGLLLNGFNPITGIGYSLEKIIESIADEWDAKLLLFNLFMGAGIAFIWRLGGSKALADWARTKIKTKRSASVWAWLLGVIVFFNDYINAAIVGNVTRDIFEQHKISKEKLSYILDSTSAPVATFFISDWIAYQLAMIQNGMDGAGITNISPLTAFLGSIPFNFYCIFTVIFVGIIAITNWDFGSMLKAEVRAQREGKTSRDGASPMLNVDFELGKPIEKRPMILTFVLPILALIVVTIIGFYYTGAKVGGETLIEKLGNADAATALLWGAFAMTLTGITIALGFRLMTVAETMKTILEGFKLMLLACAILVLAWSIGTVTKDMNLAGYVVSVVGKSVSFALVPAIIFIVGMLISFATGTSWGTMAILTPIAIPIAYKITNDAWLSVTVMAGTVFAGAIFGDHCSPISDTTVLASIFSGSDHIDHVNTQIPYALACAFVALIMYLLYGIFKISPFILLTIGIVSLIFVAKLLNKLSLKKYA; encoded by the coding sequence GTGGAAGGTACTGTATGGTCAATATTACCACCACTTGTTGCAATCGTTCTGTGTTTTGTCACCAAAAATGTTTTGCTATCTCTTTTTCTGGGTATCTTCACTGGAGGATTATTGCTCAACGGTTTTAATCCGATCACAGGGATTGGTTATTCACTCGAAAAGATCATAGAATCAATAGCAGATGAATGGGATGCAAAGTTACTTCTGTTTAATTTGTTCATGGGTGCTGGTATAGCTTTTATATGGCGGCTTGGTGGAAGTAAAGCACTTGCAGACTGGGCAAGAACAAAGATAAAGACGAAAAGATCTGCGAGTGTCTGGGCGTGGCTTTTGGGTGTCATTGTCTTTTTCAACGATTATATCAATGCGGCGATAGTTGGAAATGTGACGAGAGACATTTTTGAACAACACAAGATTTCCAAAGAGAAACTCTCTTATATCCTTGATTCTACTTCTGCACCTGTGGCGACTTTTTTTATCTCTGACTGGATAGCATACCAATTGGCTATGATCCAAAATGGTATGGACGGTGCGGGTATAACAAATATCTCACCTTTAACGGCGTTTTTGGGGAGTATTCCTTTTAATTTTTATTGTATTTTCACTGTAATCTTTGTCGGAATCATTGCGATCACAAATTGGGATTTTGGAAGCATGTTGAAAGCTGAGGTAAGAGCCCAAAGAGAAGGTAAGACATCAAGAGATGGTGCTTCACCAATGTTGAATGTCGACTTTGAGCTCGGAAAACCGATAGAGAAAAGACCAATGATACTTACTTTCGTACTGCCAATCTTGGCATTGATAGTTGTAACGATAATAGGCTTTTATTATACCGGTGCAAAAGTTGGGGGAGAAACTCTCATCGAGAAACTTGGTAATGCAGATGCCGCGACTGCTTTACTCTGGGGTGCTTTTGCGATGACGCTCACTGGTATAACCATTGCCTTGGGTTTTAGATTGATGACCGTTGCAGAAACCATGAAAACAATCTTAGAAGGATTCAAGTTGATGTTGCTCGCATGTGCCATTTTGGTACTTGCTTGGTCGATAGGAACTGTGACAAAAGATATGAACCTTGCAGGATACGTAGTTTCAGTAGTGGGAAAGAGTGTTTCTTTTGCCCTTGTCCCGGCCATCATTTTTATCGTTGGTATGCTGATCTCTTTTGCCACGGGAACCTCTTGGGGAACTATGGCCATACTCACCCCAATCGCTATACCAATTGCTTACAAAATCACCAATGACGCATGGCTTTCAGTTACAGTAATGGCTGGTACAGTTTTTGCCGGTGCGATCTTTGGAGATCATTGTTCACCTATTTCAGATACAACTGTTCTTGCTTCTATTTTCTCGGGGAGTGATCATATTGATCATGTGAATACACAGATACCATATGCACTTGCTTGCGCGTTTGTAGCCCTGATCATGTACTTACTGTATGGTATCTTTAAAATTTCTCCTTTTATATTGCTGACGATTGGTATAGTCTCTTTGATTTTCGTGGCTAAATTGTTGAACAAATTGTCTTTGAAAAAATATGCATAA
- a CDS encoding substrate-binding domain-containing protein, whose product MGYIATKYLIQMGHKGILMFNSLPEKFTSQFRQKGYSSAMKEAGLSEQIINSSEGFENSYRRFKDFLQTSLSKNITAVLCYNDIFAYAVINAAREMKMEIPKQLSIVGVDDLVFSSIIDPPLTTVHINRKEH is encoded by the coding sequence ATTGGTTATATTGCAACAAAATATCTGATTCAGATGGGACACAAAGGAATTCTCATGTTCAATTCATTGCCAGAAAAATTCACCTCCCAATTTCGCCAGAAAGGTTACTCTTCTGCAATGAAGGAAGCTGGACTATCAGAACAAATCATAAATTCTTCGGAGGGTTTTGAAAATTCGTACAGAAGATTCAAGGATTTTTTGCAAACAAGTTTATCAAAGAATATCACAGCCGTTCTTTGTTACAACGATATATTTGCCTACGCAGTTATAAATGCCGCAAGAGAAATGAAAATGGAGATTCCAAAGCAGTTGAGTATTGTGGGGGTAGACGATTTGGTATTTTCCAGTATTATTGATCCACCCTTGACCACTGTACATATAAACAGAAAAGAACATTGA
- a CDS encoding 3'-5' exoribonuclease YhaM family protein yields MKLGDKIPKDVFNELGINAFSDLPFIQQLNQKLNENVEIIAKVSSKKLQEAKDQKKFLLVTLTDKTGSVRAVDWYNADKNFTKINEGDVILAKGRVVYFEDHVQINLDKEPDSVRCLADSEYDFQRFVDVTAQDIDKMYEKLTIFIKEIRDDDLRKLLQSFFTEDDQFIKDFIQVPAGVNVHHAYLGGLLEHTVDVANLCKKVSTVYEQFLNKDILITGAILHDIGKVREYRVTQKGFEVTDEGELIGHIVLGAQMFKERAIKMSLNKNKLMQIEHIILSHHGELEWGSPVVPKTAEAFVIHMLENMDAKLARFRAIGEKEKKNGTEKLWSEYDKHLQRRLWLGGIEQ; encoded by the coding sequence GTGAAACTCGGTGACAAGATTCCAAAGGATGTTTTTAACGAGCTTGGAATCAATGCTTTCTCAGATCTCCCCTTCATTCAGCAGTTAAACCAAAAACTGAACGAAAACGTTGAAATCATAGCAAAAGTTTCCAGCAAAAAACTTCAGGAAGCTAAGGATCAGAAAAAATTTCTGTTGGTAACTTTAACTGATAAAACCGGAAGTGTTAGAGCTGTCGATTGGTACAATGCCGATAAAAACTTCACCAAGATTAATGAAGGCGATGTTATTTTGGCAAAAGGAAGGGTTGTTTATTTTGAAGATCATGTTCAAATCAATTTGGATAAAGAACCAGACTCTGTAAGATGTCTGGCCGATTCGGAATACGACTTTCAGAGATTTGTTGATGTAACAGCTCAAGACATCGATAAGATGTACGAAAAGTTGACGATATTCATTAAAGAAATACGAGATGATGATTTGAGAAAACTGTTGCAGAGTTTTTTCACAGAAGATGATCAGTTCATCAAAGATTTCATTCAGGTTCCTGCCGGAGTGAATGTCCACCATGCTTACCTTGGCGGACTACTCGAACACACCGTAGATGTGGCAAATTTGTGCAAGAAAGTTTCAACTGTGTACGAACAGTTTCTCAACAAAGACATTCTAATCACCGGCGCTATTCTGCACGATATCGGAAAAGTGAGAGAATACAGGGTAACTCAGAAGGGATTCGAGGTGACCGATGAAGGAGAGTTGATCGGCCATATAGTACTTGGCGCTCAAATGTTCAAAGAACGTGCAATCAAGATGTCGCTAAATAAGAACAAGTTGATGCAAATTGAGCACATAATTCTTTCTCATCATGGAGAACTTGAATGGGGATCACCGGTTGTTCCAAAGACAGCGGAAGCCTTTGTAATCCATATGCTTGAAAACATGGATGCAAAACTCGCACGCTTTAGAGCAATAGGTGAAAAAGAAAAGAAGAATGGCACTGAAAAACTCTGGAGTGAGTACGACAAACATCTTCAGAGACGTCTCTGGCTTGGGGGGATTGAGCAGTGA